ATCGCCGACTTTTATAATCTTCGCAAACAATTCGACAAGGCCCGGCAGGTGTACGAAGATGTTCTGAAAAAAGACGAAAGGGATGAAGGCGCTGCGCTTGGAATGGTGCAGACCTATCTTTTTCTCGAAGAAGCTGAAGCGGCGCTTGAAGAACTCACCAGATTACGACAATTCAGCAACAACCCGGATAAAATAGACCTTGTCAGAAGCCAGATTCTCATCAATCTTGGTGAAAATGAAGCGGCCAAGAAAATTCTTACTTTTCTGGTGAAGGAGAAGGCGCTGTCCCAGGCGAATTACCTTCTTGGCGTCATACTCTATGATGAATCGGACTTTGAAGAAGCGATCAAGGTTTTACAGAGGGTTGAACCAGGCGCACCCGAATACCGCGACAGCATAATGCTCCAGGTGAGAATCCTGGAAGAATCGGATAAGTCAGAGCAGTCGATCAAACTCCTTCAGAATGCTCTGGAAGATGAGCAAACCAGGCTGCCCTCCTTTTATTCATGGCTTGCCTCGATCTACCAGCAGCATGATAATATGGAAAAGGCGCTTGAAACGCTGGCTGAGGGAATAGTTGTTTATGAAAATGATGAATCGCTTCTGTATGAATATGGTATCCTGCAGGAGAAAACCGGTAATCATGAATTGGCCATGCAGTTGATGGAAAAGATACTTGTCCTCAATCACAATCATGCCGATGCCCTGAACTTTATCGGTTACAGCTGGGCCGATGACAATATTAACCTGCAGAAAGCCTATGAGTATATCGGCAGAGCCCTTGAGCTTAAGCCGGACAGCGGCTATATACTCGACAGCATGGGCTGGGTATACTATCGCCTTGGAGCTTTTGACAAGGCCGAAACGGAGTTGCTCAAGGCTGCTGAACTTGAACCGGAAGATCCCTATATATATGAGCATCTGGGCGACACCTACAGAGCACTGAACGACAAAGAGAAGGCATTGCATTATTACAGGAAATCCCTGGAATATCTGACAGATGATCAAAAAAGCACAACCATTCAAAATAAAATCAATACACTCGATGATCACTCATAACCACCTCACCCTCTCGATGATTTTCCTCCTTCTCGTTATCAGCGGCTGTGCTCCGAAACAGTGGCAGGATCCCCTTGGTGAAAAAGAAGAAAAAGCAAGCCGTGAACTGCTTCTTGCGGAACTGCAGAGACAGGAGCAGAATTGCACCTGCTGCATCGATGCGGAAATCTCCGCCACGTGGGACTCCAAAATCTACGATGGAGGGTTAAACGGCTATCTGCAGATCTTCCTGCCGTCCTCCTTCAAATTAGTGGCTATCAATCCTCTGGGACAGCCACTCTTTGCCCTGACCACCGACGGTAAAAAATTTCAGACCATTAACGCCGTCGAGGGAGTATTTAAACATGGCAGGGTTTCAAGCTTTGTTGACAGACATTCCATTCCCAAAAATGTTTTTCATTCCGAGTGGGGCAAATGGCTGACGGGAAAAATATTCTTTGAGGAAGAGCAGCTTACGGAACTCCGTCGTGATGCTGCGGCACGAGGGATCTGGCTTACTGTGGAGAAACCTGATGATTCAATTTTTTCCAAGGAATACCTTCTCTTTGATCCCCTGGACAGGCTGCTCCTGGAAAGAGTTGTCTACGACAAAAAAAACCGCGAGGCAGCACGGGTAATCTATAATGAATGGATCCAGGAAAACGGTTGCCCCCTGCCGACATCCATTGAAGTGGTGGGAACATCCTTTGGTACAAACATACAGATTGAACTCAAGGATATCCTGGTCGACAAGATGTTTTCCGAGGAGACTTTCTCCCTCAAGCTTCCGCCTGGATATCTACGACAATATTATCCCTGATGGACTCCCGAGCAGCACCGTACGGGCATAAACTCCGACTTCGAGAAAGCTCGATCCAGGTCTTTGCGGACTGAAACGGATCTGAGCCATTTCGGCAACTTCAATTTTGTACGAGATCATTGTCCCTGACCATGTCTGTTGCACTTCCTATTTCTCACCAAGATTACTGATAATAATCACGAAAAGATTGTCTTCCTTGAAAAAGACCTGCTTCAGGTCATAGTTGTAACTGTCCGCGAGTTCAAGAACAACCCGGACCTTATCCGGATCCCGATGAGTTGAGATTTTGACCTTTCTTATATATTCCCCTTTTGTTTCGATAACGGGATCGATTCCGATAGCAAGAACGGCGTCGAGAAAATCACAGACAACGAGAAGATTATTCTCTTCGGTTGAAAAAACGATAGGCGGATAAAAACCGTTTAATTTGAAGAGCACCATTTCCTGGTCATTTGTGCTGCGTTCGAAAGTGACATCGTGAAGAGCGGCAAAACGCTTACTTTCAGCTTCCACCGTTGAGGTGTCTTCTTCCTCCGCTGTGCCATCTGCCTCGGCGTTATCTTTAAAAGCATCAGTTCCTTTTTCAAAAGAGCCCTCCGGCTCATCTTCTATTTGTTGTAGGCTTTCGGTGGAAGTCTGCTTATCGCTGCCTTCCTCCGTTGCGGTATCTTCTTCCTCCGCTGAGCCATCAGCCTCGGCGTTATCCTCAAAAGCATCAATTCCTTTTTCAAAAGAGCCCTCCGGCTCATCTTCTGATTGTTGTACGCTTTCGGTGGAAGCCTGCTTATCGCTGTCAACAGGGGCAGGCGGCGGTGAAGAAGTGGAAATCTCATTTTTTTCATCTTTCTCCACCGGCGCTGCAGTGACTGGTTCAGCGGGAGCCTGCGGTTCTTCAGGCTGCTTGGCTTTCTTTAAGATCCTGATGATCAGCTTGTTCTCCTCTTCTCTGAAATCTCGAACGACACTGAACACACTGCTTTCTTTAAGATCGATGACGATCCGGGTTTTGACCACCGGCGTATGATGGAGTCCGACACGAACTCTTTTTATCAAATCACCCCCTGCGGCAATAACCCGTCTATTACCTGCGGGATATCCAGTATTTAAAAAGTCACAGACTACGCGAGGATTGTCTCCATTAAGCTCAAAAACCCGGGGGACAATCCTGCTGCTCAATTTCACCTGTATAGTCTCAATATCATTTTCTTCCAGAAAGTGAATGGATTCAATCATTGCCTCACCATTTTTTTCTGCTGAAATCGCCGATATTGTCCAAAGCAGGACCAGTATCATGAAAAAAAATGATAATATATTTTTCATTATAACTTCTCTTTTTCTGTGATTTTTTAAATACATGTCCTTAAATTTAGATCTGATAGGTAATTGAATACTGTATCCCTGCTTGAAAAGTCAACTGATTTCCGTTAAATCAAAGCGGCTGTTCTTTCTTCAAGAACAGTTCATCTAGTATAGAGATTAATTCCAGCATCACCGGGTTAAAAGATACCCTTTCCATAAATGATCTACCGGATATAATGAGCCAATCTATTTTACCCTATGTTTCCAAGCCCGGGCGCTACCTGGGAGAAGAGTTCAACTCCATAAAAAAGCAATGGCGGCAGGCGGATGTCCACTTTGCCCTGATCTTTCCCGATCTCTATGAAATAGGAATGTCCCACTTTGGTTTGCAGATACTCTACCATCTCCTCAATCGTGAGGAAAAGGTGGTGGCAGAGCGATGCTTCTGCCCGGACCTGGATGCCGAAAAGGTGATGGAGGAGAAGGGATTGTCTCTCCTTTCTCTGGAGTCGGCGACACCGCTTTCCTCCTTTGACGTCCTCGGCATCACTCTCCCTTACGAGCTTTGCTACACCAATATTCTCACCATCCTCAAGCTCAGCGCCATCCCTTTTTACAGCCGGGATCGCGATGAATCCCATCCACTTATCCTCGGAGGCGGTTCCTGTTCGATGAATCCTGAACCTGTTGCGGATTTTTTCGATGCGATTCTGCTGGGAGATGGAGAAGAGGCCATCATCGAAATTGCGGGGGTGATCAGGGATGGGAAGAAAACAAATATAAAGCGAAGCGCCCTGCTCGGCAAACTAGCTGAAATTAAGGGAGTATATATTCCAGCTCATTTCCAACCGGAATATGACAAAGACCACCTGATTACCAAAATAGGCGAAGCAGCAGCTCATGCCGGCAGCGTGGAAAGAAGAATCGTCGCCGATCTCGATGATGTCTCCCACCTGTGCAACCCTCTGGTTCCCAATGCGAAAATTGTTCACGATCGGCTCGGTGTGGAAATCGCTCGAGGCTGCACCAGGGGCTGCCGGTTCTGTCAGGCAGGAATGATCTACAGACCAGTCAGGGAAAGAACGGTTGAGCAGATTATGAAGCTCGCTGAAAAAGGAATAGAGCGTTCCGGTTTCGAAGAACTCGCCCTCCTCTCTCTTTCAACCGGCGACTATTCCTGCATCGACGACCTGCTTCCGGAACTGATGGATAAATTTGCTGAACGCTATGTCTCCGTATCCATGCCCTCCATGCGGGTGGGCACCCTTTCCCAGCCTGTCATGGATCAGATAAAGAGGGTGAGAAAAACAGGTTTTACCGTTGCCCCCGAGGCGGGCAGCGAACGATTGCGGCAAGTAATAAATAAAGGCATCACCGAGGATGACCTTCTGAAAACCTGCAAAGATGCCTGCAGTATGGGCTGGAAAGGCATAAAGCTGTATTTTATGATCGGCCTGCCTACTGAAACGCTCGAGGATGTCGAGGCCATTGCCGCCCTTGCCCGAAAAACCAAAGAGGCGACCAGCTCCGCCGGAAACCGGCGAATGCAGGTGACCACCAGCGTCGGCACATTTGTCCCCAAACCCCATACTCCCTTTCAATGGGAAAGACAGCTGTCTCTGGAAGAGAGTCGGGAAAGAATTTATCATCTGAAGAGGATTATGCCCTCAAAGGGTTCCAAATTGAAATGGCACAATCCCGAGATGAGTTTCCTTGAAGGTGTCTTTTCCCGCGGTGACCGACGACTGGCGCAGTTGATCGAGACCGCCTGGTCCAAGGGTGCCCGTCTGGACGGCTGGACGGAGCATTTCGATCTGGTAATCTGGCAGCAGGCCGCTCAGGGGTGCGATATAGACTTAACCGGTTATCTGCGGGCCAGGAACCATGATGAAATACTCCCCTGGCATCACCTCTCCAGTGGCATTGATCCGCAGTTTTTAAAAGATGAGCTGGAAAAGGCCCACAGCGGAGACTATACCCCGGATTGCCGCTACCATGGCTGCCGGAATTGCGGCTTATGTGATTTTGATGAAATCAAACCCATTGTTCACAAACGAAGACAGCAGCCCGAAAAGCCATCACGACAACCCGAAAAAGTTCAAATCCCGCAGGAAGCCGATGCCCATTTTAAATATATGGTGAGCTATTCCCGCAGAGGTAATATAAGTTATCTCGGACATCTGGAGATCCTTCAGTTACTTTTCAGGACATTACGCCGTGCCCGGATCCGCACCAATTTCTCCAAAGGATTCAACCCCTCACCGAAAATTTCCTTTGGCGGAGCGCTTCCCGTGGGGATGCAAAGCGAGGCGGAGTTTTTCATCATGGATTTGCCAAAACCCCTGAAGAATACTGCCGACACTGCTGCTCAACTGAATTCGTGCCTTCCGGAAGGCCTTCAGGTGCATGATATCAGACTTCATTCCGGCAAGATACCACAGAGCGTCGTTACCTCCTACACTGTGACCCTGCCCCGGGAATTAACCCATGATGAAATTATGGCGAAGGATACCTTCCTGGATTCAGAACATTTCCTTATAAAGCGTAAAAGAAAAGGTCTGGAAAAGGAGATAGACATTCGTCCGCTTGTAGAAGATATAGCCACGGTCAATGAAAAGACCCTGCGGTTCCGGATAAAATCCACTGCTGGAACTCCGGGCATCAAGGTCCAGGAGGCTCTTGCACACATTCTTTCCTGGCGGCAGGAGGAACTTATTGAAATCAGGATTGTCAAAGCATCCTGGTCGGATTTGAATGAATAAACGGCGGTAACATTACCTTGTCACCAGTGGTGATCTGATACGGAAATAACCACTACTTCGTCCCTGTTTTTTTCATTTACCTGATTCCCCTTAATCCTCAGCTCAAGGTCGGGACTACTCTTTTCACGGGTCTCTGCAGCCCGGACGGCTGCAGCGAAGCCCCCATGGACGGGTTTATGGCGTCCCGATGAAAAGAGCAGTCCCGGCCTGGGCCGGAAAATGCTGAGTTTTAAGGGTAATCAGATTCATTTATTTATCAAAATGTTGCCCGACAGACACCATCATGGTAGAAAGATATTTCAGTTCGATTGGAGCCAATAAAGCAAAAAATACTGTAAAACTGCTGGTTTTTAACTGTTTACTGAATAGTTACAAAATATTAACTGCTCTTAAAGAGGATTCCCGATGAATAAAAAGATAGTACTTCGTGATGATGAGATGCCCACGCAGTGGTATAACGTGGTGCCTGACATTCCCAATGGACTGCAGCCTCCCCTTGATCCGGAAACCAAGGAGCCCATGGGTCCCGAAAAACTCTCAGCCATTTTTCCCATGGGACTTCTGGAGCAGGAAATGTCTACAGCCAGATTTATCGATATTCCCGAGGAAGTATCGGACATACTCAAGATCTGGCGCCCGGCTCCACTGGTAAGGGCCTATAATCTGGAACAGGCCCTGGGAACGAGATCAAAAATCTATTTTAAAAACGAAAGCGTCTCTCCGGTGGGATCGCATAAACCCAACAGTGCTGTCGCTCAGGCATATTACAACATGAAAGAAGGGGTGAAGCGCCTCACCACCGAAACCGGCGCCGGCCAGTGGGGTTGCGCCCTATCCTTTGCAACCAGCAAATTCGGACTGGACTGCAAGGTCTATATGGTCCGGGTTTCATTCGACCAGAAACCCTATCGAAAATCAATGATGCACACCTATGGAGCGGAAATTGTCCCCAGCCCCAGCGAGCAGACCAACACAGGTAGAAGAATACTCAAGGAATATCCAGACACCCCGGGCTCTCTGGGAATAGCCATTTCAGAGGCACTGGAAGATGCCGCCACTCGTGATGACACCAAATATGCCCTCGGCTCGGTGTTGAACCATGTTGTTCTCCATCAGTCGATCATAGGCCTGGAGACCAAGAAACAACTGGAAATAGCAGGAGATTATCCAGATGTGATTATCGGCTGCTGCGGCGGCGGTTCAAACTTCGCCGGACTGATGGTGCCCTTTGTTCCCGATTATCTTGAGGGCAAAAAAATCCGTTTTGTCGGGGTCGAACCTGCCTCCTGTCCTTCGCTTACCATGGGAAAACTGGCCTACGATTTTGGTGATGTTGCCGGAACCACTCCGCTCCTCTACATGTATACCCTGGGACACGACTTCATTCCCCCGGGAATTCATGCCGGTGGACTGCGTTATCATGGGATGGCGCCGATTGTTTCCGCTCTTGTGAGGGAGAAAATGATCGAGCCCATCAAGGTTCACCAATTGGAGTGTTTCGAGGCCGGCGTATTGTTTGCCAAAACGGAAGGAATAATCCCCGCCCCCGAAACCTGTCATGCCATTCGCGGCGCAATAATCGAAGCAACGCGCGACCTCAAGGAAGAAAAGACTATTCTCTTTAACTTTTCGGGGCATGGATTGATCGATATGGGTTCATACGACAAATACTTCTCCGGAGAACTGCAGAATTATGACTACCCGGAAGAGCAGATTCTCAAATCCATGGCAAACCTGCCCAGGATCTGATTTTCCGCCCCCGCACCCTCCCCGGAGTCGCCGGTTATGCTGAAAGTGCACAACCAACCATCATTGGCAAAGAGGACCGGTCTGGTCCTCTTTTGCCTGCTCTGCAGTGTAATCTTATCCGCGATGCCTTTAGATGCCGTCGAGATTGAAGGTTTCGGTTCCCTTATCGCCAATGGAGGATATGCGCTGCAGTTAGCAGATGAGGTTGTCCTCTCCGGCAATTCCGATACCTCCTATATTCCGGCATCCACCATCAAAGTGCTGACATCGCTTATGGCGCTGGAGATCCTCGGTCCGGAGTATCGTTTTGTCACCCGCTTTTTTATTGATCCCGACAAGATGCTCTATATCCAAGGGGAAGGTGATCCCTTTCTTACCTCGGAAATGGTAACCCGGATGGCGGTGCAATTAAAAAATTCGGGTATTACCGAAGTCGAAACAATCGTGCTTGACGATAGCGCCTTCACTCTGGAAACTCCTCCTCCGGGATCCACCGGAACCAGCAATCCCTATGACGCCCACAACAGCGCCCTGGCTGTTAATTTTAACGCTCTTCCCTTTAAAGTAACCGCAGATAGCAGGGTGCTTGCCGCCGAAAAGCAGACACCTCTTCTGCCGATGATGGAAGATCTGGGCCGAAATTATCCGGCAGGAAATTATCGGGTCAACGTCAGCGGTTTTCCCTCAGGGAAAAATCACTCCAACATCCTGCGCTATTCAGGAGAACTGATTACAACGCTGTTCACCTTGCAGGGAATAAAGATAAACAACGGGTTCAAAAAAGGCACAACTCCACGGGAGGCTCGGTCAATCCTGGTCTATGAATCAGAAAAAGATGTTGCCGAACTGGTTCGTCTCTGCCTCTTTTTTTCCAATAATTTTATTGCCAATCAACTCTATCTCAGCTGCGGCGCACGGATTCACGGATTTCCGGCTACCTGGGAAAAGGCAGGCAGAGCCGCCCGGGAATATATAACTCTGCAGCTTCAGCTGCAACCGGAGGAAATTCATATGGAAGACGGTTCCGGACTTTCCACTGATAACAGGATCTCACCGGCTGCGATGCTAACCGTCTTAAACAGGTTCATGCCATATGCGACCCTTATGAAAAGACAGGAAGACACTTATCTCAAATCGGGAACACTGACCGGAGTCTATTGTTATGTGGGCTATTTCGGGACGGTCGGCAATTTCTCTCCTTTCGTTTTCTTCCTCAACCAGATGCACAACAACAGGGAATTACTTCTCCACCTTCTGAGAAAAGAATATTTGGACACTTTTTTTTGACCAGCGCCGCAGTACTGCGGACAGCCGACCGGGACATCTCTTCTTAGATATTATCTGTTTGAAAAATGATTTTTCCGTGGTATTTTGAATATTTCAAGCGTTTGCATATCTTTTTTTAGCTTTACCACAGGAGATTTCAGTGTCACCAATTCGCATAGTATTCAGTTTGCCGCCAACCCTGCTGTTACTTTCATCTTTCCTCGTACTGGGTGGGTGCAGTGCTCCGGAAGGTAATATTACCGACGGCAAAAGGTGGTATAGCATGCATAATTGCCATGCCTGCCACGGCCAAAACGGAAATGACGGAAGAGCGCCCAATATTGCCGGCCTCGATATGAGCTATCGCGCATTTCTAAGCCGGCTCAGAGAGACGGAGACGGCAGTTATGCCACGGTACCCTAAAGAAAAAATCAATGATCAGGACGCTGCCGATATTCTCGTTTATCTGAAAAGTCTTGACTGATCAGTGGCATCATTCTTCTTTTCTCACCCTGCCGGCGCCATTAATCCAATGGCAGCCTATATCGCTTCTCGACTCCTATAGCATGCCTTGTAATTAGCAGACTGCGGTACTGGCTGTTATGCATCGTCAACCGCACAATTGCCCTTGCAAAAGCGCAATCAAATGCCTATAAGGCAGAGATACGATTCAGTAGTTGAGCAATCCCTTTGTTTTCTCTGCCGTAATAGGGTACATTAGTACCTTCTTGTTTTTTTCTGGAAAGGGGTCAGCCAGGGGATTTGAATTCTCCGACCCGTCTGCATCGCTATCAACCTATCTACATATATGACAGAATCACATTACTCACGCATAGAAAAGAATATCGACACATTTCCTTCGCTTCCCTCTACGGTCGCTGAAGTAATGAACGTGGTGAACAATCCCGAGAGTTCGGCCAAAGAACTGACCCAGGCCATACTCCCCGATCAGTCAATGTG
This window of the Desulfopila inferna genome carries:
- a CDS encoding TIGR03960 family B12-binding radical SAM protein, producing MSQSILPYVSKPGRYLGEEFNSIKKQWRQADVHFALIFPDLYEIGMSHFGLQILYHLLNREEKVVAERCFCPDLDAEKVMEEKGLSLLSLESATPLSSFDVLGITLPYELCYTNILTILKLSAIPFYSRDRDESHPLILGGGSCSMNPEPVADFFDAILLGDGEEAIIEIAGVIRDGKKTNIKRSALLGKLAEIKGVYIPAHFQPEYDKDHLITKIGEAAAHAGSVERRIVADLDDVSHLCNPLVPNAKIVHDRLGVEIARGCTRGCRFCQAGMIYRPVRERTVEQIMKLAEKGIERSGFEELALLSLSTGDYSCIDDLLPELMDKFAERYVSVSMPSMRVGTLSQPVMDQIKRVRKTGFTVAPEAGSERLRQVINKGITEDDLLKTCKDACSMGWKGIKLYFMIGLPTETLEDVEAIAALARKTKEATSSAGNRRMQVTTSVGTFVPKPHTPFQWERQLSLEESRERIYHLKRIMPSKGSKLKWHNPEMSFLEGVFSRGDRRLAQLIETAWSKGARLDGWTEHFDLVIWQQAAQGCDIDLTGYLRARNHDEILPWHHLSSGIDPQFLKDELEKAHSGDYTPDCRYHGCRNCGLCDFDEIKPIVHKRRQQPEKPSRQPEKVQIPQEADAHFKYMVSYSRRGNISYLGHLEILQLLFRTLRRARIRTNFSKGFNPSPKISFGGALPVGMQSEAEFFIMDLPKPLKNTADTAAQLNSCLPEGLQVHDIRLHSGKIPQSVVTSYTVTLPRELTHDEIMAKDTFLDSEHFLIKRKRKGLEKEIDIRPLVEDIATVNEKTLRFRIKSTAGTPGIKVQEALAHILSWRQEELIEIRIVKASWSDLNE
- a CDS encoding D-alanyl-D-alanine carboxypeptidase/D-alanyl-D-alanine-endopeptidase, which gives rise to MLKVHNQPSLAKRTGLVLFCLLCSVILSAMPLDAVEIEGFGSLIANGGYALQLADEVVLSGNSDTSYIPASTIKVLTSLMALEILGPEYRFVTRFFIDPDKMLYIQGEGDPFLTSEMVTRMAVQLKNSGITEVETIVLDDSAFTLETPPPGSTGTSNPYDAHNSALAVNFNALPFKVTADSRVLAAEKQTPLLPMMEDLGRNYPAGNYRVNVSGFPSGKNHSNILRYSGELITTLFTLQGIKINNGFKKGTTPREARSILVYESEKDVAELVRLCLFFSNNFIANQLYLSCGARIHGFPATWEKAGRAAREYITLQLQLQPEEIHMEDGSGLSTDNRISPAAMLTVLNRFMPYATLMKRQEDTYLKSGTLTGVYCYVGYFGTVGNFSPFVFFLNQMHNNRELLLHLLRKEYLDTFF
- a CDS encoding tetratricopeptide repeat protein, with protein sequence MNMSRFILCISLLVIALLSSGCANGKQQEPVAPEIPWQESTDSSCSYFYFLWGSNAEYDERYDEALEAYEKASICDPDADYIAEKIPVLLIQLGRLEEAAAWLEKYIAGRPDKTVQRFILARLRILEGKEDEAIQIYREALEVEPDNANIQLRLGLLHGKKGEFEVAENIFKAILEKDRNSYFALLYLARLYTENNELDKAEQRYLEALQLNWSKELSYEIADFYNLRKQFDKARQVYEDVLKKDERDEGAALGMVQTYLFLEEAEAALEELTRLRQFSNNPDKIDLVRSQILINLGENEAAKKILTFLVKEKALSQANYLLGVILYDESDFEEAIKVLQRVEPGAPEYRDSIMLQVRILEESDKSEQSIKLLQNALEDEQTRLPSFYSWLASIYQQHDNMEKALETLAEGIVVYENDESLLYEYGILQEKTGNHELAMQLMEKILVLNHNHADALNFIGYSWADDNINLQKAYEYIGRALELKPDSGYILDSMGWVYYRLGAFDKAETELLKAAELEPEDPYIYEHLGDTYRALNDKEKALHYYRKSLEYLTDDQKSTTIQNKINTLDDHS
- a CDS encoding TrpB-like pyridoxal phosphate-dependent enzyme — protein: MNKKIVLRDDEMPTQWYNVVPDIPNGLQPPLDPETKEPMGPEKLSAIFPMGLLEQEMSTARFIDIPEEVSDILKIWRPAPLVRAYNLEQALGTRSKIYFKNESVSPVGSHKPNSAVAQAYYNMKEGVKRLTTETGAGQWGCALSFATSKFGLDCKVYMVRVSFDQKPYRKSMMHTYGAEIVPSPSEQTNTGRRILKEYPDTPGSLGIAISEALEDAATRDDTKYALGSVLNHVVLHQSIIGLETKKQLEIAGDYPDVIIGCCGGGSNFAGLMVPFVPDYLEGKKIRFVGVEPASCPSLTMGKLAYDFGDVAGTTPLLYMYTLGHDFIPPGIHAGGLRYHGMAPIVSALVREKMIEPIKVHQLECFEAGVLFAKTEGIIPAPETCHAIRGAIIEATRDLKEEKTILFNFSGHGLIDMGSYDKYFSGELQNYDYPEEQILKSMANLPRI
- a CDS encoding DUF4292 domain-containing protein, with translation MITHNHLTLSMIFLLLVISGCAPKQWQDPLGEKEEKASRELLLAELQRQEQNCTCCIDAEISATWDSKIYDGGLNGYLQIFLPSSFKLVAINPLGQPLFALTTDGKKFQTINAVEGVFKHGRVSSFVDRHSIPKNVFHSEWGKWLTGKIFFEEEQLTELRRDAAARGIWLTVEKPDDSIFSKEYLLFDPLDRLLLERVVYDKKNREAARVIYNEWIQENGCPLPTSIEVVGTSFGTNIQIELKDILVDKMFSEETFSLKLPPGYLRQYYP
- a CDS encoding AMIN domain-containing protein; the encoded protein is MKNILSFFFMILVLLWTISAISAEKNGEAMIESIHFLEENDIETIQVKLSSRIVPRVFELNGDNPRVVCDFLNTGYPAGNRRVIAAGGDLIKRVRVGLHHTPVVKTRIVIDLKESSVFSVVRDFREEENKLIIRILKKAKQPEEPQAPAEPVTAAPVEKDEKNEISTSSPPPAPVDSDKQASTESVQQSEDEPEGSFEKGIDAFEDNAEADGSAEEEDTATEEGSDKQTSTESLQQIEDEPEGSFEKGTDAFKDNAEADGTAEEEDTSTVEAESKRFAALHDVTFERSTNDQEMVLFKLNGFYPPIVFSTEENNLLVVCDFLDAVLAIGIDPVIETKGEYIRKVKISTHRDPDKVRVVLELADSYNYDLKQVFFKEDNLFVIIISNLGEK
- a CDS encoding c-type cytochrome is translated as MSPIRIVFSLPPTLLLLSSFLVLGGCSAPEGNITDGKRWYSMHNCHACHGQNGNDGRAPNIAGLDMSYRAFLSRLRETETAVMPRYPKEKINDQDAADILVYLKSLD